GCGCAGTCACCGGATGATTCTGGACGGCCGGGCACACGCGACGATCATCGACAGCACGGCGTTCGTCACCGTCAGCAACTTTACGATGCAGTGGGATTCGCTCGAGTACAAAAACACGCAGCCGGTGCAGGTGGATTTCCTGGCCGACCGGATCGACGTGAAGGATGTGCACTTGCAGGGCGACGCGGGGCGGGTTGCGATCAATTGCAGCTATGGCTTCGACACGACGATCGTGCTGAGCCTGGCGACCGAGGACTTCACCTACACCGACTGGATCACGAATCTCACCGGCGACACACTGCTGGGCGGAGCGTTGAGTCTCGATGGCCGGATGGTGGGCCGCCTGGCAAATCCGGCAATGACCATCACCGGCACGATCGCGGGGCTGGTGTACGGCGCGGATTCGCTCGGGAATCTGTCAACGGAAATCCGGTTCGCCGATTCGCTGTTGTCGTTCACGAACCTGAATCTGAAATTTCGCGGCTACGACATCAACGCCGACGGTACCTTCCCGCTGGTGATGAATCTTGACAGCGGCGTGACCTACGTTCCGGAGAAGCCGCTGGACCTGAATATTCGCTCGGCCGGGAACGATCTGGGTATTGTGTCTTCGTTCAACGACCAGATCGAGTCGTTGACCGGCGACTTCAATCTTGACCTGGAGATTTACGGGACGCCGCAGCAGCCTCAGTCGCGCGGCGAATTCAATCTGAGCAAGGGGCGGCTGAAGGTGTACCAGATGACCAATCCGATCGAGGATATTGAAGCCAAGATCACCTCGAACGGCAAGCAGGTGATCGTCGAGTGGGCGGAAGGCACGGTGCGGCACAAGCGCAAGAAGCTGCTCGGGTCGTCGTGGCGGTCGGGGTCAGTCCGGACGGCGGGCGAAATCAATATCCTAACGCGCGACCTGTGGGACTACCAGCTGGCGGTGGTCGGTTACGACGTACCGATTCAGTACGAGCTGGGGGAGATCTACGGGCGGGCGGACTTCGATCTGGAAGTCCGGGGCGCCGATCCGCCGCTGATTTCGGGGGACGTGACCGTCTACGAGGCGGAGTATCTCGACGAATTTGAGAACGAATATACCACGATGGTGCTGGAGGACGTGGACACCACGGCGCTGTGGGACTACAATCTCAATGTCGAGATGCTGCCGGGGTCGGTGCGGGTGAAGAACTCGGACGTCAACATGGTGGTGGACGGCACGGTGCGGGTGTTGCGCGAGGATGCCAAGGACAACTACATCGGCACGCTCAACGTCGCACGCGGGACATTCTATTTCCTGGACATGCCCTGGCGAATCGAATCGGGCAGTTATCTGGCGTTCAACAAGCCGGAACCCGATCCGGATTTGTACATCGACGTATCGACGCGGGTGCGCAGCGCTGCGGCCGGTGTCGGCGGTTCGAGCGGCTATATCGACGTGAATGCGACGGTGCGCGGGACGATCAGCCAGCCGCAGTTTGCGGCGGCGGCGGGTTCGGAACTGAGCATCGAGGACATGATCATGCTGATCCTGGTGAATCAGACGGCTTCCGGCGCAAACAGCTCGCAGTTGGCCTCCGACTTCCAGAACCGCATCCAGGTCGGCGCGCTCGGCTATCTCGGCACCATCACCGGCCAGGCGCTGCTGCGCAACTTCGGGCTGGAATGGTTCGAGATTACGCCGGTGGTGGGGGAGAAGAACAACATCGAGGGCGCGGCGGTGTCGCTGGGGTTGTACACGCTGCCGAACGTGTACACGTACGTGTCATCGCTCACGGTTGACGGCCGGGCCGATTACGGCGCGGAGTACCGGCTGGGGCGGCATTTGTCGGTCAACGGGCGCTACGATCGCGACCGGCTGTGGCGGCTGGATCTGCTGGTCAACTGGGAGTTTCGCTGATGCTGAGGCGGTTCAGTTTGATCGGCCTGTTAGTGTGCCTGCTGGCGGGGGCAGCGACGGCGCAGAAGCAGGAATTGATCCGGATGCTGAGCAAGCGGCCGATGATCGAGAAGATCGTGATTACGGGGAACCATGCATTCGACGAGAAGACGATTCGCAAAAACATCGCGTCCAAGGAGGACGGTTTCTGGCAGTCGGTGAGCCTGATGCGGGCGAACCGCTACACCAAGGTGACGTACGAGCGGGACCTGATCCTGCTGCAGTATTTCTACCGGAGCAAGGGATTTGACGATGCCGAGGTGGAGATCACGCTGACGCCGGGGCACAAACCGGAAGCGGCGGTAGTGCATATTGCGATCAGCGAGGGGCAGCGTTACCGGATCGCCAAACTGAATTTGACCGGCGATTTGGGCAGCGACGGTTATCGCATCAGCGTCGCGGCCAATGCGCTGCGGGAAGGGGAGTATCTCAACCGCTTTGCGGTCAACGAAGCGCGCAACGGGATCAAGGCGATCTTTGCCAACAAAGGCTACCCCTATGCCGACGTGGCGGTTGACGTCGACAAGGACACGGCGCAGGCGCTGACGACGGTCAATATCAATATCACGCGCAACCAGCTGGTGCTGTTTGGCGACGTGATCGTCGACACGAATTTGCTGACCAGGCCGAACATCTTCCGGCAGGAGATCACGTTCAAGAAGAACGACATCTACTCGCGCGACAAATTCTTTGAGTCGCAGCAGCGGTTGATTCGCACCGGGCTGTTCAATTTCGTGACGCTGAAGTTACCGGAGTCGATGAACTCGCTGGACAGCCTGCAGCCCGACTTCTACGTCAGTGCCGTGGAGCGCAAGCCGCGCTTTGCGGCGGTCGGTGGCGGCGCGGCGCAGGACGAGCAGGCCGGCGTGGCGTTCAACGCGATCGGCTCATTCGGTGATCGTAATATCCGCGGGACGGCGCGCAGCGCCAATTTGTCGCTGACCACGAGTTTCACCTTCAAAGACTCGCTGTTCGTGCGGCCGAAATACCAATTTGTTTATACCGAGCCGTACCTTTTTCGGATTCGGATGCCGCTGATTCTGACGTTCAAGTATGAGCCGCGGGCGGCGTCGCCGTCGTTGAAGTACCACTATCGGTCATTTACGGTAGACGCGACGGCGGTGCGTGAATTTTCGCTGAAGACCAAGCTGTCGACTTCGCTGAACTACGAGCAGGTGGATGTCGATTCGGCGGTGCTGCGGGCGGCGCTGGAGCCGGAAGGGATCACGATCAACCGGCGCTTGATTCTGCAACTGGAGCGCGACAGCCGGCCGATTCAGAGCCGGTTCAATCCGAGCAGCGGGTCATATACGGTGTATCGGTTCGAATATGTCGGCGGTATTCTCGGCGGCGACAACGACTTCATCAAGCTGCTGTATAGCTGGTCGAAGTACAATCGGTTCGGGTCGAAGACGGTGTTTGCATCGCGGATTCGGCTGGGCTATGTCAATGAATTCGGGACGTCGTCGGACGTACCGGCCAAGGAGCGCTTCTACCTGGGCGGCGCGTACACGATGCGCGGCTTTCCGGAGAATGACTTCGGCCCGCACGAAATGGTCCCGAAAGGCAGCGGATCAGACACGACGCTGGTGAGCGTGCCGGTGGGCGGCGAGGCGACGGCGCTGCTTAATCTGGAGTTGCGGCGGCCGTTGTTCGGCAAGCTGTGGGGGTCGTATTTTATCGACAGCGGCTTCAACGTCGACAAGCTGCGAAACGTAACATTGAAACAAGTGGCAGTGACCACCGGCGTCGGGCTGCAGTTCATGTCGCCGGTGGGGCCGGTGCGGCTCGACTACGGCCAGCGGATCAGCATTAACCGCGTCGACTCCGGCGGCCAGTTTCATGTAGGGATTTTGTATGCCTTCTAAGCGAGGGAATGCAAGGCGAGAGCCTGGGGGCGGCGGTGAGTAAGCCGGTCATCGGTGTGGTGCTGGCGTTGACCGCCGAGGATCATGATTTTCGGCCGTTGCCGGCCTATCGTTTCGAATTCCTGAAGCAACATTATTACGAGTCGGTCGAGGACGCCGACGCGGTGGCGGTGGCGATTCCACTGACGGAACGGCTGGAGCACATTGACGACTACGGCCGCATTGTCGACGGGCTGTTGTTTGTCGGGGGCGAGGATGTTCATCCGGAGCTTTACGGCGAGGCGATTGATCCGCTCTGCAAGCCGCAGTTCCCGCGGCGCGACCACTTCGAGGCGCGGCTGATGCAGGCGGCGTTCCAGCGGCAGTTGCCGATTCTGGGGATTTGCCGGGGGCTGCAGATCATGAATGTGGCTTTCGGCGGATCGCTGTACCAGGACTTGTCGTATCAGCCGGGGGCGGGTAATCATTCGCAGCAGGGGGAGCTGGACTTTGCCACCCGGCATCCGGTCACGGTGGTGACGGGGACTTTGCTGCACCGGATTGTCGGGGCGACGCAGATTGAGACGAACACCGCGCACCACCAGGCGATAAAACGATTGGGGGAGGGGCTGCGGGTTTCGGCACGAACTGCCGATGGAGTAATCGAGGCCGTCGAGTCGGACGGTTTCACGGTGGGATTGCAGTGGCACCCGGAGGCGTGGGGACACGATCCGGTCAGCCGCCAATTGTTTGCGGCGTTGCGCGAAGCAGCGGCGCGGTACCGGAGCGGCCGGTGAGCGGGGCAACATTTCCCTTGCCGGAGATTGAAAACTTTCTAACTTGTGCCAACTTTACGGGGATGAAATAGCGTAATGTCGATTTTCAGCAGATTTTCCAACGATATCGGGATCGACCTCGGCACGGCCAACACGCTGGTATTCGTGCGCGGGCAGGGGATTGTGCTTAACGAGCCGTCGGTGGTGGCGGTGGAGGTGGCCAGCGGCAAGATCTTGGCGATCGGGTCGGAGGCGCGCCGGATGCTCGGGCGCACGCCGGGCGAGATTGCGGCGATTCGACCGCTCAAGGACGGCGTGATTGCCGACTTCGAGATCACCGAGCGGCTGCTGTCGGATTTCATCCGCCGCGTGGTACGGCACAAGTTCCTGATGAAGCCGCGGATCGTGATCTGCGTCCCGTCAGGAATTACCGAGGTGGAGAAGCGCGCGGTGCGCGATTCGGCGGAAAATGCCGGCGCGCGTGACGTGTATCTGATCCAGGAACCAATGGCGGCGGCGATCGGCGTCGGACTGCCGGTGGACCAGCCCTCGGGCAACATGATCATCGATATCGGCGGCGGGACCTCGGAGATCGCGGTGATCGCGCTGAACGGGATCGTGAACAATACCTCGATTCGCATCGCGGGCGACGAGATGAACGAGGCGATCGTCATCTACATGAAGAAGAACTTCAATCTGCTCATCGGCGATCTGACCGCCGAGGAAATCAAGATGAAGGTCGGGTCGGCGATCGAATTGGAGCGCGAAGACTCGATGGAGATCAAGGGGCGCGATCTGGTGGCGGGGGTGCCGAAGAACGTCAAGGTGAGTTCGGCGCAGGTGCGTGAGGCGTTAACGGAGCCGGTGTCATCGATTATCGATGCCGTACGGCTGTCGCTGGAGCAGACCCCGCCGGAGCTGGCCTCCGATATTCTCGATCGCGGCATCATCTTGACCGGCGGCGGCGCGCTGTTGCGCGGGCTGGATAAGCGGATTCGGCAGGAGACCAACCTGCCGGTGATCGTGGCGGACGATCCGTTGACGTGCGTGGCACGCGGGACGGGTGCGGTGCTGGAGAACATGGCCAAGTTCTCGAAGGTACTGATTCGCAGCCGGCGTGACTGATTCATCTTGCCATTCGTTAATTCTTCCCATTAGTTTGACCGCGGCGAATTTCCTATGACAATGCAGGAGCGGCTCAAAATCCATCTCGGTTCGATTACCGACCTCGATGTGGATGCGATTGTCAATGCCGCCAATACGACACTTCTGGGTGGCGGCGGAGTTGACGGCGCGATTCACCGGGCGGCCGGGCCGGAATTGCTGGCAGAATGTCGGGCGTTGGGGGGATGTCAGACCGGCGATGCGAAAATCACCAAGGGGTACAATCTCAAGGCACGGCAGGTGATTCACACGGTTGGGCCGGTGTGGAAGGGCGGGGATCATAGCGAGGACGATCAGCTGCGATCGTGCTACCGGCGATCGTTCGAACTGCTCATCCGGGCCAAGCTTCACAGTATCGCGTTTCCGGCGATCAGCGCGGGCGCTTACGGCTATCCGCTCGAAGACGCGGCTGAGATTGCGGTGCGGGAGTCGGTGAATGCGCTCAACCATCACCGGTCGATCAAGCTGGTGGTTTTTGCCTGTTTTGACAGAACCGCAGAAGCCGTGTACGAGCGATTACTCACGAAGCACTTCTAAGTTCCTGCCATTTTGACAGAATTTCTTCCAACTTGACAGTTGAGGTTGACTTGGGGGGCGATGGGGCATAGGTTTGACACTATGAAGAAACTGGAGACACGGATAGCAGCGGAGGTCGCAGCCCTTGGCACCCGACCGCTTAAGATTCGCGAACTGGCCAAGAAGATGCAGATACCGGCTGCGGAGTACGTCGAGTTCCGGCGCACGGTCAAGGGAATGATGAAGTCAGGCAAGCTCAATCGCCAGCGCGGCGGGCGAGTCGGCGGGCAGCGCAAGGCCGAGGCTACAGTGGTGGGCCGGTTGAGCGTCACGAAATCGGGGCGGGCGTTTGTTCAGCCCGAGGGCGACAAGGAAGAAATCGTGATTGAGGAATGGGGGCTGGGGACGGCGCTGCACGGGGACCAGGTTGAAGTGCGGATGCTTCCCGCCGCCAAACGCGCGCGCCCGGCCGGTGAAATTGTCAAGGTATTGGAGCGGGCGACGACCGAGGTGGTCGGCAAGTTTTATCAGAGCCGATTCCACACCTTCGTGCTGCCGGACGATCCACGGCTGAAGATTGAGATCCGGGTAGAGCCACCAAAGGGGACACCATTGCGCGACGGCACGAAGGTGGTCGTGCATCTGGAGGAATGGACGAACGAGCGCGACATCCCGCGCGGCAAGATTCTGCACGTGCTGGGCTTGCCGGGGGAGAAGGATGTCGATGTCCTCTCGACGATTTACAAGTTCAAGCTGCCGACGGCGTTTCCGGCAGCGGTGATGAGCGAGGCGGCGGTGATTGCCGAAGAGATTCCGGCGGAGGAAATTGCGCGGCGGCTCGATTTGCGCAAGACGACGACGTTTACGATTGATCCGGAGGACGCCAAGGATCACGATGACGCGGTCTCGGTCGAGCGCTTGGGGGAGGGTTACCGGTTGGGCGTGCACATCGCCGACGTCAGCCAATACGTCGAAAGCGGCACGAAACTCGACAAGGAGGCGCGCGGGCGAACGGCCTCGGCGTACCTGGTGGATCGGGTGTTGCCGATGCTGCCGGAGAAGTTGTCGAACAATCTCTGTTCGTTGAAAGAGAAGCTGGACCGGCTCGCGATGTCGGTGCTGATCGATCTGGATGTCGCCGGGAACGTGAAGAAGTATAAGATTCACGAGAGTGTGATTCGCTCGTGCGCCAAGCTCAGCTACGAGCAGGTGCAGGAGACGTTGGACGGCGGCGCGGGCCTAGACAAGCAGAAGCGGGTCGTGCAGGCGATTCGAGTCATGCACGAGTTAGCGCTGAAGCTAATCGACCGCCGGCGCCGGCAGGGATCGATTGATTTCGATCTGCCGGAGTACAAGGTTTTCCTCGACGACTACGGCATCGTGACGAAGATCGTTAAGCGCGAGCGCAAGATGAGCCACCGGATCATCGAGGAATTCATGCTGCTGGCGAACCGGCTGGTAGCGCAGGAGATGCTGGGGCGTACGGTGCCGGCGCTATATCGGGTGCATCCACCGCCGGATGAGGAGAAGCTGGCGAATTTCGTGGAATTCGCGCGCAGTTTCGGCCATCGCGCATCGTTCGGATCGCCGCCGCAGCCGAAACATATCGCGGAGTTCATCGAGTCGATCGAAGGACGGCCGGAGGCGGACCTGCTCAACGAACTGCTGGTGCGCTCGATGCAGAAGGCGACGTATCAGACGGAGAACATCGGCCATTTCGGGCTGGCGTTCCCGCACTACCTGCATTTCACGTCGCCGATTCGCCGCTACCCGGACTTGATTGTTCATCGCACGCTGAAGGAGGTGCTGCGCGGGACGTTCAAGAAGTCGAAGGCGGGGGGATTGAAGGCGGCGCTGGATCGGATCGGCGAACATTGCTCGCAGCAGGAAATCGTGATTATGGAGGCGGAGCGCGAGACGATCGCGATCAAGCAGGCGGAATTCTTGTCGCGGCAGTTGGGCGAGGTGTTCAACGGCGTGATCAGCGGGATGCTGAGCTTCGGATTCTTCGTGCGGTTGCTGGATATCGGCGCGGAGGGGATGGTGCGGCTGGCGACGTTGGAGGATGATTATTATCACGTTGAACTGGAGCGGCATGAGATCATCGGCAAGCGCACGCAACGTCGGATGCGGCTGGGGGACAAGGTGCAAGTGCAGGTGATCAATGTGGCGGTCGAATCGGGGCAGATCGATTTCCGGCTGATCCAGGATCAAGCCAAGCCACGGTTACAGGCGTATTCGTATCGCAACCGGAGACGTTGGCGGTGAGCGCAAACTATGCGCTGTTGGCGGTTCGGGGCGACCGCGTGTTCGAGGAGGCGCTGCGATCCCTGCGCGTCGAGGGTTTGACGGTCAGTTGGGCCGAGTCGGTGCAACAGGCGATGGCGGCGCTGGGCAAGGAGGCGCCGCGTTTTGTCGTGCTTGATGCCGACGCGCTCGGAGCCGAGACGATACCGTTCATGCGGCGGTTGCAGCGGCTGGCGCCGCTGACGGATATTCTGTTGTTGGCGCGCGACGGCAAGTTTGATGAGCCGGCGCCCGACAGTTTGATCGACAAGACGTTGCCGCTGGAGGAAATCCGGGAATTGCTGACGGAGGCGCTCGCGGTACGACGGCTTCTGGACGAAGCGGGGATGTTTGGACATTCACCGAATTTGCGCGAGGCGGCGCGGCGGATTCAGCAGGTGGCGCCGACCGATATTTCGGTGCTGGTGACCGGGCCGTCGGGCAGCGGCAAGGAGCTGATTGCGCGGGCGATTCACAATAACTCGCCGCGCGCCGACCGCGAGTATATCTCGCTGAATTGCGCTTCGATTCCCGAGGCACTGCTCGAATCTGAGTTGTTCGGTTACGAGAAGGGGGCATTTACCGGCGCGGATCGAACGCAGCCGGGTTTGTTGCAGCAGGCGCACGGGGGAACGTTGTTTCTCGACGAGATCGGGGAAATGCATCCGCGCCTGCAGGCGAAATTGCTGCGGGCGATCGACACCAAGACGTTTATGGCGGTCGGAGGGCGCAAGACGACAGCGGTGGACGTGCGTTTCATCGCCGCGACCAATCGCGACCTGCAGTCGGAGGTCGAGGCGGGGAATTTCCGGGCGGACTTGTACTACCGCCTGAGCGTGATCACGATCCAGATGCAGCGGCTATCGGAGCGGCCGGAGGATATTCTGCCGATTATCGCGCACAATCTGGGCCGGCTCAAGAGCAACATCCGGTTCAGTCCGGAGGCGACCGAGTTGCTGCTGCGGTATTCGTGGCCGGGGAATGTGCGGGAGTTGACCAATTTTCTGCAGCGGCTGTTGGTGACGAATCCGTCCGGTGAGGTGAGCCGCGAGACGGTGGCCTCGCTGCTGGACAAACATCGATTGGACGATCGCAGCCTGCCGGTCGTCACGAATCTGACGGCGGAGGAGTCGGGTTACCGGCTGATTTATCAGGCGCTGTTGAATCTGGCCAACGAAGTG
This region of Candidatus Zixiibacteriota bacterium genomic DNA includes:
- a CDS encoding translocation/assembly module TamB domain-containing protein; this encodes MRYLFHIPIALILGFIAAVALTFYLVTQTTLVPRAIHLLLARYIESKYDVTIEFERLSGSYWSDLTAENVRVDTRTPGESYRMVKIDRIDAYYDFRRLWRGDWHIDSLFITAPALILRSDSTGRVLLPKNGAAKPATAAKRALPNVTIDRFVLDDGRFQWSRQKQTLYFDSIYVALRGSLQNDVIAINFDSVSAHYPHRSFHLRELHTGLAYSNGALGLDSLYVLTDSSLIVGGGLYPLTDSLPFRFSIRDSHVSLTEIGSLLGIAMRGAFDFSAEITGRPKLFEGRAQARGVLFERELGPFSSDLTFDRGILKLTNFDGQMFGGTMTGAVEINFEARPETYSGDLVVRSFNLEKVLPGTFPSRMNGTVALNGSGFGENSFTLDLTVDCPPGQFDWVRYDSLRGEITLNVEDMYFQPGFSMWYENSRFTTEGIVRYDGDMLLAGDFRTSQLADFWGDLFIEELSGGAYATYEVSGPVLDPDIRGRFFGDSCSFYGFSTDSLVADFDIASFMYGQRGYVDLFAWKSDVWNLPADSVRLALEIDSNEVAINLARTYLDIDSAAIETPILQRSHRMILDGRAHATIIDSTAFVTVSNFTMQWDSLEYKNTQPVQVDFLADRIDVKDVHLQGDAGRVAINCSYGFDTTIVLSLATEDFTYTDWITNLTGDTLLGGALSLDGRMVGRLANPAMTITGTIAGLVYGADSLGNLSTEIRFADSLLSFTNLNLKFRGYDINADGTFPLVMNLDSGVTYVPEKPLDLNIRSAGNDLGIVSSFNDQIESLTGDFNLDLEIYGTPQQPQSRGEFNLSKGRLKVYQMTNPIEDIEAKITSNGKQVIVEWAEGTVRHKRKKLLGSSWRSGSVRTAGEINILTRDLWDYQLAVVGYDVPIQYELGEIYGRADFDLEVRGADPPLISGDVTVYEAEYLDEFENEYTTMVLEDVDTTALWDYNLNVEMLPGSVRVKNSDVNMVVDGTVRVLREDAKDNYIGTLNVARGTFYFLDMPWRIESGSYLAFNKPEPDPDLYIDVSTRVRSAAAGVGGSSGYIDVNATVRGTISQPQFAAAAGSELSIEDMIMLILVNQTASGANSSQLASDFQNRIQVGALGYLGTITGQALLRNFGLEWFEITPVVGEKNNIEGAAVSLGLYTLPNVYTYVSSLTVDGRADYGAEYRLGRHLSVNGRYDRDRLWRLDLLVNWEFR
- a CDS encoding BamA/TamA family outer membrane protein; the encoded protein is MLRRFSLIGLLVCLLAGAATAQKQELIRMLSKRPMIEKIVITGNHAFDEKTIRKNIASKEDGFWQSVSLMRANRYTKVTYERDLILLQYFYRSKGFDDAEVEITLTPGHKPEAAVVHIAISEGQRYRIAKLNLTGDLGSDGYRISVAANALREGEYLNRFAVNEARNGIKAIFANKGYPYADVAVDVDKDTAQALTTVNINITRNQLVLFGDVIVDTNLLTRPNIFRQEITFKKNDIYSRDKFFESQQRLIRTGLFNFVTLKLPESMNSLDSLQPDFYVSAVERKPRFAAVGGGAAQDEQAGVAFNAIGSFGDRNIRGTARSANLSLTTSFTFKDSLFVRPKYQFVYTEPYLFRIRMPLILTFKYEPRAASPSLKYHYRSFTVDATAVREFSLKTKLSTSLNYEQVDVDSAVLRAALEPEGITINRRLILQLERDSRPIQSRFNPSSGSYTVYRFEYVGGILGGDNDFIKLLYSWSKYNRFGSKTVFASRIRLGYVNEFGTSSDVPAKERFYLGGAYTMRGFPENDFGPHEMVPKGSGSDTTLVSVPVGGEATALLNLELRRPLFGKLWGSYFIDSGFNVDKLRNVTLKQVAVTTGVGLQFMSPVGPVRLDYGQRISINRVDSGGQFHVGILYAF
- a CDS encoding gamma-glutamyl-gamma-aminobutyrate hydrolase family protein; this encodes MQGESLGAAVSKPVIGVVLALTAEDHDFRPLPAYRFEFLKQHYYESVEDADAVAVAIPLTERLEHIDDYGRIVDGLLFVGGEDVHPELYGEAIDPLCKPQFPRRDHFEARLMQAAFQRQLPILGICRGLQIMNVAFGGSLYQDLSYQPGAGNHSQQGELDFATRHPVTVVTGTLLHRIVGATQIETNTAHHQAIKRLGEGLRVSARTADGVIEAVESDGFTVGLQWHPEAWGHDPVSRQLFAALREAAARYRSGR
- a CDS encoding rod shape-determining protein, translated to MSIFSRFSNDIGIDLGTANTLVFVRGQGIVLNEPSVVAVEVASGKILAIGSEARRMLGRTPGEIAAIRPLKDGVIADFEITERLLSDFIRRVVRHKFLMKPRIVICVPSGITEVEKRAVRDSAENAGARDVYLIQEPMAAAIGVGLPVDQPSGNMIIDIGGGTSEIAVIALNGIVNNTSIRIAGDEMNEAIVIYMKKNFNLLIGDLTAEEIKMKVGSAIELEREDSMEIKGRDLVAGVPKNVKVSSAQVREALTEPVSSIIDAVRLSLEQTPPELASDILDRGIILTGGGALLRGLDKRIRQETNLPVIVADDPLTCVARGTGAVLENMAKFSKVLIRSRRD
- a CDS encoding O-acetyl-ADP-ribose deacetylase, giving the protein MQERLKIHLGSITDLDVDAIVNAANTTLLGGGGVDGAIHRAAGPELLAECRALGGCQTGDAKITKGYNLKARQVIHTVGPVWKGGDHSEDDQLRSCYRRSFELLIRAKLHSIAFPAISAGAYGYPLEDAAEIAVRESVNALNHHRSIKLVVFACFDRTAEAVYERLLTKHF
- the rnr gene encoding ribonuclease R, yielding MKKLETRIAAEVAALGTRPLKIRELAKKMQIPAAEYVEFRRTVKGMMKSGKLNRQRGGRVGGQRKAEATVVGRLSVTKSGRAFVQPEGDKEEIVIEEWGLGTALHGDQVEVRMLPAAKRARPAGEIVKVLERATTEVVGKFYQSRFHTFVLPDDPRLKIEIRVEPPKGTPLRDGTKVVVHLEEWTNERDIPRGKILHVLGLPGEKDVDVLSTIYKFKLPTAFPAAVMSEAAVIAEEIPAEEIARRLDLRKTTTFTIDPEDAKDHDDAVSVERLGEGYRLGVHIADVSQYVESGTKLDKEARGRTASAYLVDRVLPMLPEKLSNNLCSLKEKLDRLAMSVLIDLDVAGNVKKYKIHESVIRSCAKLSYEQVQETLDGGAGLDKQKRVVQAIRVMHELALKLIDRRRRQGSIDFDLPEYKVFLDDYGIVTKIVKRERKMSHRIIEEFMLLANRLVAQEMLGRTVPALYRVHPPPDEEKLANFVEFARSFGHRASFGSPPQPKHIAEFIESIEGRPEADLLNELLVRSMQKATYQTENIGHFGLAFPHYLHFTSPIRRYPDLIVHRTLKEVLRGTFKKSKAGGLKAALDRIGEHCSQQEIVIMEAERETIAIKQAEFLSRQLGEVFNGVISGMLSFGFFVRLLDIGAEGMVRLATLEDDYYHVELERHEIIGKRTQRRMRLGDKVQVQVINVAVESGQIDFRLIQDQAKPRLQAYSYRNRRRWR
- a CDS encoding sigma-54-dependent Fis family transcriptional regulator; the protein is MFGHSPNLREAARRIQQVAPTDISVLVTGPSGSGKELIARAIHNNSPRADREYISLNCASIPEALLESELFGYEKGAFTGADRTQPGLLQQAHGGTLFLDEIGEMHPRLQAKLLRAIDTKTFMAVGGRKTTAVDVRFIAATNRDLQSEVEAGNFRADLYYRLSVITIQMQRLSERPEDILPIIAHNLGRLKSNIRFSPEATELLLRYSWPGNVRELTNFLQRLLVTNPSGEVSRETVASLLDKHRLDDRSLPVVTNLTAEESGYRLIYQALLNLANEVIDLKRLIHERLGGAVPAQPQAVHTEQSGGDLEAMEEQLIRETLQRVGGNRKKAATILGIGERTLYRKLRKFNLM